CTGTAGTCGCTTAGAAAAATCGGCGATTGTCCAATTCCCGCTGAACCGGGACAAATAAATACGGCCCATCGAAACATGGACTATCCGGTTCACCGCATTTCCTGAATTCGTTTCCAAACCGCGGCGACGGGAATCGGTTGGAAGTCCGGCTTGGCGAATTCCTCCTTGGCAAGGGCATATACGGCGCGATTGTATGGGACCGACACGTTATGCCGGACGGCAAGGTCCAGTAGATATCCATTGATGTCGTCTATTTCGGAATCGCCCCGGCGATATTGAATGAGGTCCTGTGACATGCTGCTACGCACCATTTTTCGGACATTACGTCGAAACAGGGGACGCGAGAGCCATGATGGCAGCATTGCGCCGGCCGTAATGAGCGCCCAGCCGGGAATGCCGCCGATCCGGCTTTCGCGATACCCCGCCGCGCGGATAATTTGAATGCCCTCGTACAACATGTTCGAGAGGATTTTCTGAAAAAGCGGAAACGAATCGATCGGTCGGTATCCATAGCCGATCAATGCGACAAGACTGTTGGCCAGATTGATGACGGCCTTGCAGTGGGCGGCATCCTGAAAACGGTCCGCCACAACCGTCGGAACGCCCAGGTTCATGATGCGGGCGACTT
The sequence above is drawn from the Candidatus Hydrogenedentota bacterium genome and encodes:
- a CDS encoding 2-dehydropantoate 2-reductase, coding for MRLLLVGPGAIGASTGAWIAAHYPDICFLARGVHYDAIRKNGIALYQEGDSEWQRMPVTVYDQLENAPDVDVVLVAVKNFNLAAACEQVRARYGDNPIIVGLQNGLANQSILPRYFSKVIYGIAGYNAWMDEPGVVGYQKKGPIVLGVPGHGLPEGIGEVARIMNLGVPTVVADRFQDAAHCKAVINLANSLVALIGYGYRPIDSFPLFQKILSNMLYEGIQIIRAAGYRESRIGGIPGWALITAGAMLPSWLSRPLFRRNVRKMVRSSMSQDLIQYRRGDSEIDDINGYLLDLAVRHNVSVPYNRAVYALAKEEFAKPDFQPIPVAAVWKRIQEMR